One Acinetobacter colistiniresistens DNA segment encodes these proteins:
- a CDS encoding LysM peptidoglycan-binding domain-containing protein, protein MKKVLNGIHSFHALGLKKQLIAAAICAGLGMGVNFAHAASPNVSPPSVKVGAPHVYVVKKGDTLWDISGKFLSKPWRWPEIWASNKHVKNPHWIYPGDRLLLCSLNGKPLVGKDEGDGCDGIIRRYTGNTSTLRPQVRVEALNNSVPVIPLADIQQWLERTSVLPADAIANTPYILGTADNRVIAGKGQSVYVRGKGLENGQRYGVFREGEPYVVLDPNGKKQVLGVELTQVASGVTIRNENDITTLELTESYNGEVRRGDRVMAEQDAMLPTLFYPVDAQQIKDGGKIIRVMGSIGTAAKNGVVTIDRGTADGVEIGQVLSVYQDGEMIRDPKTKEKVKLPGQYLGSIMVFKSFDRISYAYVLESELPIKIGSNIKPPRLDD, encoded by the coding sequence ATGAAAAAGGTTTTAAACGGCATACACTCATTTCATGCCTTGGGGTTAAAAAAACAACTGATTGCTGCTGCGATTTGTGCAGGACTGGGGATGGGAGTAAATTTTGCCCATGCAGCCAGCCCAAATGTCAGCCCACCCTCAGTTAAAGTCGGTGCCCCACACGTTTATGTGGTGAAAAAAGGCGATACACTTTGGGATATCTCAGGGAAGTTTTTAAGCAAGCCATGGCGCTGGCCAGAAATCTGGGCAAGCAACAAACATGTCAAAAATCCGCACTGGATTTATCCAGGCGATCGCTTGCTGCTGTGCAGCTTGAACGGTAAACCCTTAGTTGGTAAAGATGAAGGCGACGGTTGTGACGGAATTATCCGTCGTTATACGGGGAATACCTCAACATTACGCCCGCAAGTGCGTGTCGAAGCATTGAACAACAGCGTTCCAGTGATTCCTCTGGCCGATATTCAACAATGGCTGGAACGTACTTCAGTTCTGCCAGCGGATGCCATTGCCAACACTCCTTATATCCTGGGCACAGCAGATAACCGTGTCATCGCTGGTAAAGGTCAGAGTGTTTATGTCCGAGGCAAAGGTCTGGAAAATGGCCAACGCTATGGGGTCTTCCGTGAAGGTGAACCTTATGTGGTCTTAGATCCAAATGGTAAAAAGCAGGTCCTTGGTGTTGAACTGACCCAAGTCGCTTCAGGCGTTACCATTCGCAATGAAAATGACATCACCACGCTTGAACTCACGGAAAGTTATAACGGCGAAGTGCGACGTGGCGATCGGGTAATGGCCGAACAAGATGCCATGTTACCAACTTTATTCTATCCCGTTGATGCTCAGCAGATCAAAGACGGCGGCAAAATCATTCGGGTGATGGGTTCAATTGGTACAGCGGCCAAAAATGGCGTTGTAACGATTGATCGTGGCACCGCAGACGGCGTTGAAATCGGTCAGGTGCTCAGTGTCTACCAAGATGGTGAAATGATCAGAGACCCAAAAACCAAAGAAAAAGTTAAACTACCAGGTCAATATCTGGGAAGCATCATGGTCTTTAAGAGCTTTGATCGGATCAGCTATGCCTACGTGCTTGAAAGTGAACTGCCAATCAAGATTGGCTCAAATATTAAGCCACCCCGCCTCGATGACTGA
- the def gene encoding peptide deformylase: MALLPILSFPDPRLRTIAKPVEEVTDDIRQLAADMFETMYEAPGIGLAATQVDHHIQLIVMDISEEKNQPMVFINPKVIPLTEDTQPYEEGCLSVPQIYDKVERPSRVKIEAINLEGQAFELEADELLAVCIQHEMDHLNGKLFVDYLSPLKRQRAREKVEKVVRQREKEKVSVKR; this comes from the coding sequence ATGGCCTTATTACCTATTCTAAGTTTTCCTGATCCCCGCCTTCGTACCATTGCCAAGCCAGTCGAAGAAGTCACTGATGATATTCGTCAGCTTGCAGCAGATATGTTTGAAACCATGTACGAGGCACCGGGTATCGGTTTAGCGGCAACTCAGGTTGATCATCATATTCAGCTTATTGTTATGGACATCTCTGAAGAGAAAAACCAACCGATGGTGTTCATTAACCCCAAAGTCATTCCACTGACCGAAGATACGCAGCCGTATGAAGAAGGCTGTCTCTCTGTGCCTCAAATATACGACAAAGTTGAGCGTCCGTCACGCGTAAAAATCGAGGCAATTAACCTTGAAGGTCAAGCATTTGAGTTAGAAGCTGACGAACTTCTCGCTGTTTGTATCCAACATGAAATGGATCACTTAAATGGCAAACTTTTTGTTGACTATTTATCACCGTTGAAGCGTCAGCGCGCACGTGAAAAAGTGGAAAAGGTGGTTCGCCAGCGCGAAAAAGAAAAAGTTAGCGTCAAGCGATAA